In a single window of the Nymphalis io chromosome 20, ilAglIoxx1.1, whole genome shotgun sequence genome:
- the LOC126776481 gene encoding spidroin-1-like isoform X10 yields the protein MWSWKIWLLCLAVASTYADDLDRSGYGNAIASANAQAESYGNGNLNIPAVLPLPYPGPIPAPPIWPPAPVPQPICPPPIVIPGKPYPVPVPVPMPYPVKTPYPVPYSVPRPVPVPTPPRWIPVRVPEPVAVPGPTRDIPVPYPVPSPPIRIPVPSPPVPFPYPVNRYIPVPGRDRLIPVPVPVSQTKIYPVPVIVYIDPLCRRKLPLVPFVFPGERCRVHVCKVKYNFVYIESKIVQGCNIGPGDVSAQAYVNANTGAYGGFRGGSSQGDASANANAGGLGGLDGVSTAQADALANALADGLGSLHGVSNAQADASANALADGWGDLSALSSAQADASANDFRGGWGLGGLSSAQADASANALAGGWGGLGGLSSAQADATANALAGGWGGLGGLSSAQADASANALAGGWGGLGGLSSAQADASANALAGGWGGLGGLSSAQADATANALAGGWGGLGGLSSAQADATANALAGGWGGLGGLSSAQADASANALAGGWGGLGGLSSAQADATANALAGGWGGLDSLSSAQADATANALGAGWGGLGGLSSAQANAIANAASGGGWGGLGGLSSAQANAAANAAASGLAGWPLGIGIKSGEEESDSK from the exons ATGTGGTCGTGGAAGATCTGGTTGCTGTGCTTGGCTGTGGCGTCTACTTATGCAGATG acttGGATAGATCTGGATACGGAAATGCAATCGCCTCCGCTAACGCACAGGCTGAAAGTTACGGAAatggtaatttaaatataccag CTGTGTTACCTCTTCCTTACCCAG GGCCAATACCTGCTCCACCAATATGGCCTCCTGCTCCTGTGCCTCAGCCAATCT GTCCACCTCCAATAGTGATCCCGGGAAAGCCATATCCAGTACCGGTCCCTGTTCCTATGCCCTATCCCGTTAAAACACCATACCCAGTTCCGTATAGTGTTCCTCGTCCTGTACCAGTGCCAACGCCACCAAGATGGATTCCTGTGCGAGTTCCTGAGCCTGTTGCAGTACCAGGACCGACAAGAGATATACCAGTCCCATACCCAGTACCATCGCCACCTATTCGCATACCTGTGCCATCCCCACCAGTGCCTTTTCCGTACCCAGTGAACCGCTACATACCCGTACCAGGCAGGGACAGATTGATACCTGTACCAGTACCCGTCAGCC AAACGAAGATTTATCCAGTGCCAGTAATCGTCTATATAG atccGTTATGCAGAAGGAAATTGCCTTTGGTGCCATTCGTCTTTCCTGGAGAAAGGTGTCGCGTACACGTTTGCAAAGTCAAATATAACTTTGTCTACATCGAATCGAAAATTGTTCAAGGATGCA ATATAGGCCCCGGAGACGTCTCAGCTCAAGCTTATGTTAATGCTAATACTGGCGCTTATGGAGGTTTCCGTGGGGGCTCTTCTCAAGGAGATGCTTCTGCCAACGCTAACGCAGGTGGATTGGGAGGTCTAGACGGTGTATCCACTGCTCAGGCAGATGCCTTAGCCAACGCTCTCGCAGATGGATTGGGAAGCCTACACGGTGTATCCAATGCTCAGGCAGATGCCTCTGCCAACGCTCTCGCAGATGGATGGGGAGATCTAAGTGCTCTTTCCTCCGCTCAAGCAGATGCTTCTGCCAATGACTTTAGAGGTGGATGGGGTTTAGGCGGTCTATCCTCCGCTCAAGCAGATGCTTCCGCCAACGCTCTTGCAGGTGGATGGGGAGGTCTAGGTGGCCTATCGTCCGCTCAAGCTGATGCTACTGCAAACGCTCTTGCGGGTGGATGGGGAGGTTTAGGCGGTCTGTCCTCCGCTCAAGCAGATGCTTCTGCCAACGCTCTTGCAGGTGGATGGGGAGGTCTAGGCGGTCTATCCTCCGCTCAAGCAGATGCTTCCGCCAACGCTCTTGCAGGTGGATGGGGAGGTCTAGGTGGCCTATCGTCTGCTCAAGCTGATGCTACTGCAAACGCTCTTGCGGGTGGATGGGGAG GTCTAGGTGGCCTATCGTCTGCTCAAGCTGATGCTACTGCAAACGCTCTTGCGGGTGGATGGGGAGGTTTAGGCGGTCTGTCCTCCGCTCAAGCAGATGCTTCTGCCAACGCTCTTGCAGGAGGATGGGGAGGTTTAGGCGGTCTATCATCCGCTCAAGCAGATGCTACTGCTAACGCTCTTGCAGGTGGATGGGGAGGTCTAGATAGTCTTTCGTCTGCTCAAGCTGATGCTACTGCCAATGCTCTTGGAGCTGGATGGGGAGGTCTAGGAGGCTTATCTTCAGCTCAAGCTAATGCTATTGCCAACGCTGCCTCTGGCGGTGGATGGGGAGGTCTAGGAGGCTTATCATCCGCGCAAGCAAATGCGGCTGCTAATGCAGCAGCTAGTGGTTTAGCCGGATGGCCCTTAGGTATTGGTATTAAAAGTGGAGAAGAAGAATCTGACAGTAAATAA